The Plasmodium vivax chromosome 7, whole genome shotgun sequence DNA window tctgcttcgccCTGCGTTTAGTCGGTTTACGGAGGAAAGCGCGTTTCGCATCCGTCCGCCGGGCCACGCCAAACTGCGCGTCGGATAAGTCCGCTTGGCGCAGAGTGGCGCAACTTCGCTTACACTGCCCTTTTTGATCTTCCCTCGCTGCTAACGAGGatgttaacttttttttttttcaccccatcTGGTAATTCACctgaggatttttttttttgttccccctccGTAGCAGGTCACACATGGGGATTCCCGGtggaaagaaataaaatggccAGCCGCTAAGCATTGAAAAGTTACACCTTCATTGCGTAAAAAAGatgagaaaataatttattttttttttcccaagtaGATCGCCGCTCACCAGGGAAAGTGATGAAAAAATGCGTAACTCCTTTTGTGTTGTTCGCGGAGCCCACGATGGCGATGATGGAGCGACTTGGGCGCCGCGCATGTGTTGTGTTGTCATGTGTTTTGTTATCCTGCGTTGAGTCGTCCTGTGTTGTGTACGCGTGACCCCTAGAGAGGGAGCAGCGCTGGCCATATGCCTATACGTCTGACTGCAGCAAAGCCTACTTAGCGTAAACTGCTATGGGTTGCCTCCCCCGCCCAGTGAGGGGTCAAAGCACAGGAGTTACAGAGGTGAATGCAAAATTTTGCGAGCGCCAAAGGTATGCGCAGTTTCTGTTCAGCCGTTTTGCGACGAACAAGGGGAACAccctgggggggagcagcacaaaaaaaaaaaaaaaaaaaattaaaaaaataaacaaaataaagcaaacaaaataagcaaaacaaaacattTCGTGTTGTTTTCTCCCGAAGGTGTTTTTAGCAAAGAAGGGTATATCATATACGTGAGCGAACAGGGCTGCCTTTTTATTCTCCCGCTCTCTCATGTCcttgttttaaaattatcacGTTGGGTTTATCCCCCCACAGCGTTCTTTCTCGAGGAGCAACAACAggttcgttttttccccttttgtttctcctcccccgtgACTGACCAGTGCACGAGGAACGAAGCAGTggaagtgagaaaaaataacaaagcaTAAGTCTTTCTGACTCCCCACGATAGGCCTTAAATGTGTGACACAATGGGGTAGCCCCTCTTGTCACAGTCTCCCTCCGCGTTCCCTTTGCTTATTTCGCTTTCCACTTCGTCCAACTTGCTTACCTGCGCAGTTGGGCAGCCGAGCTCGCGCTCCACTCCGGGAAAAAACACCAGAACAGAGAACCATCACCCATAAGACAcatcttccatttttagaAAGATTAACGTAGGTTCACTCATGTGTGTAACTTCATACCAGCTTAGTACAAATTGGGAaggaaacaattttttttttttttttttgcaaaaaagtttttggctagctggtgtgcaattttttttttttttttttttttttttcccacactGGCGCAATGCACACAAAGGagaaatggcaaaataatCCTCAACGGTATGAACATTTTGAAGGACCGGTGAAAAGGCTCATTCGGTTCACGTGTGTTCCTCTCGGGGGTAtgtattcctttttgggCATCCACCGCGTGGTGCGCGTTGTGCGGCGGTGTGTGAGGCCGAACCATTGCCTGCACAGCGTCGCAGTTCGGCATAGACAGGGGCGACTGCGCAGTGTTAGCCTAGCCGAATTGGCTGCTACTCTGCACAGCGGAAGAGACGTGGGGAAGACGCATGCCCATTCGTTTGTGAAAACAtacgttttgcttttccccttggGGGTGCTTTCATTTCCACGTACATAGGTAAGTGTACACAGGGATGCACCTTGGTTTTGCTTGCCCCCCAAAATTGGTGCAAATACAAAAGCTCACGCGGTTTGCAATTGACATCACAGCTAATACTGCCCTGGCGGATGGAGTGACgctcttcttttcctccttcccccccttgcgcaGGGACGATGGAGGACCAGGGCGACTGCATCCTGACCTTCAGCTCGTACGAGGAATACGTGAAGAGTAAAATCACCCCCGTGGATTTGTTCTACATCGAAGATGTAAGTGGAGTGGCTGCACGGCCGAGCTGGTTGCGCCGTCTAAGTGGTGCCGACGAGCTGGTTTTGCCCCTTGGCATGCTCCATGGGGGGCTGCACACCCACATACCTGCAGCAGCATACCTACAGCAGCATACCAAccgcttcctcttcccttcctcccccccgaaggAACAACTCGTGTTCGACATATTCTCGCTGGGGCTCCAAAGCAGAGGAGTACTAAGCTGCGAAGACTTCAACAGCacttaccaaaaaaaaaaaaaaaaaaaggagagtttGAAGAAGGCGGAGGAAAGCAAAGCAGACGTCGTGCTGTACGATATAAACTCCCTAACTGACCACACGATGAACTTTTTTTACGCAATAAATTGCCACATGCATTTCTGCGAAGCGAACAAAATTTGTTCCATCCTGTTCATCCgttatgttaataaaaacCAATCGGAGATTAGCTCCTACATAGACGTCAAcactgaacgggtcaggcaaaaaataaataaaaaaaggtaccTCTACGCAAGCAGAGATGATTTGGCATACTTTAACTGGCACAATAATTACAGCTGTACAAATGACAGTGACAATTTCCAGATGGTCGTCAATAAGCAAGTGGGTCTCCTTTTTAAGTACACACGTGGTGAGAAGTACTTCATTTTGAACCCTACGAGGAGGGAGACGAAGATTCGGCTGAGCGATAATATAAGTGAGGGTCATGCCTCGGGTGGGTTGTCTCccggggaggaggaaaaaatgataagttTGTGCGACGGGGTGGAGCGCGTGGAGCTTCGCGATGCCAACTATTTGCAGTGCGTCCTGTACGCCTTGCGTGTGTAGGGCCGGCCTCCTTCGCCCCGCACTAGGAAGAGGGGGT harbors:
- a CDS encoding hypothetical protein, conserved (encoded by transcript PVX_087125A), whose protein sequence is MEDQGDCILTFSSYEEYVKSKITPVDLFYIEDEQLVFDIFSLGLQSRGVLSCEDFNSTYQKKKKKKESLKKAEESKADVVLYDINSLTDHTMNFFYAINCHMHFCEANKICSILFIRYVNKNQSEISSYIDVNTERVRQKINKKRYLYASRDDLAYFNWHNNYSCTNDSDNFQMVVNKQVGLLFKYTRGEKYFILNPTRRETKIRLSDNISEGHASGGLSPGEEEKMISLCDGVERVELRDANYLQCVLYALRV